The following are encoded together in the Kingella negevensis genome:
- a CDS encoding cbb3-type cytochrome oxidase subunit 3 produces MDLTWASSLFTVGVFISFVLVLFIVFSRKNKANYQDAANSIMQDDDTPNAQANHDNGA; encoded by the coding sequence ATGGATTTAACTTGGGCAAGCAGCCTGTTTACCGTAGGCGTATTCATTAGCTTTGTTTTGGTGTTGTTTATCGTGTTTAGTCGCAAGAATAAAGCGAACTACCAAGATGCTGCCAACAGCATTATGCAAGACGACGATACCCCCAACGCCCAAGCAAACCATGACAACGGAGCATAA